The window CAGGCCGAAGAAGCGCTTGACGCTCTCCATCCACGCCCCCGCGCGCGGCAGCAAGGCCCCGGCCGACGCACCGAGCAGCAGCAGCGGCACGCTCATGCCGGCGGCCAGCGAGAACAGCGCGCTGCCGCCCAGCAGCACGTCGCGCGTCTGGCTGATGTACAGCAAGGCGCCGGCCAGCGGTGCAGCAACACAGGGGCTGACGATCAACGCGGACACGCCGCCCATTGCGAACACGCCCGCCAGCCGCCCACCCTGCAGCCGCCCCGAAGACGCGGCAAGGCGGTCGCGCAGCACCGCTGGCAATTGCAATTCGTAGGCGCCGAACATCGACAGGGCCAGCAGCGTCAGCAACAGCGAGAACGCGCCCAGCACCCAGGCGTTCTGCAAGGCCGCCGCCAGGCCCTCGCCTGCCAGACCCGCGGCCACGCCGAGCGCGGTGTAGACCAAGGCCATGCCGAGCGAATACGCGCCGGCGAGCAGCAGTCCGCGCGAGCGCGCCACAGCCTGACCGCCCTGCCCGACGATCAGCGACGACAGAATCGGCAGCATCGGGAGCACGCAGGGTGTGAACGACAGCAGCAACCCCGCGACGAAGAACGCGAAGACCACAAGCCAGAAGCGGCCGCTGCGCAACGCATGGTCGATGGCCGCGTCTCCACTGCGGCTCGCCCCCGCCATGGAGGCCGATGCGCGCGATGCGGCGAGGGCGCCATCGAGCCCGCGACCGTCCGCCGGCACGCGAACACTGCCGTCTCCACCGAAACCCGCCAGCCGCACATCGGCCACGCTCTGCATCGGTGGATAGCACAACCCCTGATCGGCGCAACCCTGGCTGGTGACGACGAGTTGGAAGGACGCCGGTGCGGCATCGACCGGCAAACGGATCGCCACGCGTCCGCGGTAGGTCTCGACATCCTTCTCGAAGGTCTCGTCGAACTTCACCGTCCCGGAAGGAATTTCCGGCGCGCCGAGCACCACCCCGCCCCCCTGTGCTTCAAATTTGAAGGGCTCGCGGTACAGGTAATAGCCGTCCGCCACGACGAAGCCGATCTCGATCGACTTGCCGTCGAGGACCCGCGCGTCGAAGCGAAAGGCCTGCTCGGGCGGCAGGAAATCCTCAGCCGCTGCAGCAAACAAGGGGAGCAGCGCAGTCAGCCACAGCAGCAGCGTGCGCAGGAATCGGATGGGCGTCACGGGGGGCATGCGGTCAGGTCGAACGAGGGTCGGAAGGGTCGGCAGCCAATCCCTGCAGAGTAGCCTGTCATGGTCATCGAAGCGCTATCGGAAGTTCGGACCCTGCGTCATTCCTGACGGTTCCGTCCCCATCGCCTCGCGCCGGCGGGCACGGAAAGCAAGAAGGCCAGCACGATGGCTGGCCTTGCAGAACCTCGTTGCGGGCGCTCCGGGCGGATTCACCGGCCCGGAGCCCCAACCATCAACCCGCCTTACTCGGTCGCCTCGGCCGGCGCTTGGGCCGCAGGCTCGGGGCGATCGACGAGTTCGACGAAGGCCATGGGCGCGTTGTCGCCGACGCGGAAACCCATCTTCAGGATGCGGGTGTAGCCGCCCGGGCGCGCCTTGTAGCGCGGACCGAGGTCATTGAACAGCTTGGCGACGACATCGCGATCGCGGGTTCGATCGAAGGCCAGGCGGCGGTTGGCCAGCGTCGGCTCCTTGGCCAGCGTGATCAGCGGCTCAACGACGCGGCGCAGCTCCTTGGCCTTGGGGACGGTGGTCTTGATGGCTTCGCTCTGGATCAGCGAGTTGGCCATGTTGCGCAGCATCGCGAGGCGGTGCTCGGAGGTGCGATTGAGCTTGCGGAGTCCGTGACGGTGGCGCATGGTGAAGTCCTTTCGACTTGCTTTCTGACTTGCTAATGACCGCCAGCCGGATCAGGTACTGGCGGGTGCGTGATCG is drawn from Methylibium petroleiphilum PM1 and contains these coding sequences:
- the dsbD gene encoding protein-disulfide reductase DsbD, with amino-acid sequence MPPVTPIRFLRTLLLWLTALLPLFAAAAEDFLPPEQAFRFDARVLDGKSIEIGFVVADGYYLYREPFKFEAQGGGVVLGAPEIPSGTVKFDETFEKDVETYRGRVAIRLPVDAAPASFQLVVTSQGCADQGLCYPPMQSVADVRLAGFGGDGSVRVPADGRGLDGALAASRASASMAGASRSGDAAIDHALRSGRFWLVVFAFFVAGLLLSFTPCVLPMLPILSSLIVGQGGQAVARSRGLLLAGAYSLGMALVYTALGVAAGLAGEGLAAALQNAWVLGAFSLLLTLLALSMFGAYELQLPAVLRDRLAASSGRLQGGRLAGVFAMGGVSALIVSPCVAAPLAGALLYISQTRDVLLGGSALFSLAAGMSVPLLLLGASAGALLPRAGAWMESVKRFFGLLLLAVAWWMLSPVVPAPLAVAGWGVLLIGAAVFLHAFDRLPEIAGADLRLVKGLGLALAVAGATQIVGAAAGAQDALKPLQPFVVGISPAAAAALPGNAIAATHDGVSFRRVSTVEELDAAVRGAGRPVMLDFYADWCVSCKEMERFTFTDPAVQARLGKALLLQADVTRNSESDRALLKRFQLFGPPGIVFFDAGGRELETRVIGFQNAQRFQQSLQSAGL
- the rplQ gene encoding 50S ribosomal protein L17; the protein is MRHRHGLRKLNRTSEHRLAMLRNMANSLIQSEAIKTTVPKAKELRRVVEPLITLAKEPTLANRRLAFDRTRDRDVVAKLFNDLGPRYKARPGGYTRILKMGFRVGDNAPMAFVELVDRPEPAAQAPAEATE